The DNA region TTATTGTTGAAGCTACAGAAGAGGAGTATGCACAAAACCTTAAGACAATAGGTGCTGATATAGTTGAAAACCCTTTTAAAATAGTTGCAAAACGTATCTATTTGGCACTGAAGTCACCATCTCTTTTGATGCTTGAACAGTGGTTATATGGCGATCCTTTAGTTCTAAGAAAAAAAGATCGCCTTCCAAAAAGCGGAAAATATATAGTTTGTGGCTATGGCCGTATGGGAACAGCACTGGAAGTTGGTCTAAAACGTGCAGGCATAGATTATGTTTTTATTGAAGCTAGTCCTGAAAAAGCTGCGAAAGCTAAGCGTGGTGAAAAGGTGATCATTGGAGATGCTGATGATAAGAAGATACTTTTAAAGGCAGATGTGCAAGAAGCATCTTGTATAATTGCTGCAACAAAAGATGACTTGTTAAATCTTTCAATCATAATGGCTGCAAAGAGAATCAATCCAAAGATCTATACTGTTGCACGTGAAAATCGTTTGAATGATAGTATTGTTTTTAAAGCTGCCAAAATAAATCGTGTAATTATGATAGAAACTTTAATGGTAAAAAAGACTTACAATATTATTGCAAGACCTTTGGCAGACAGATTTATACGTTTAATGGGTTACAGAGGTGAAGAGTGGGGAAAACGTGTTATTACTCTTTTAAAAGAGCATATTAATAATAATCCTGAAACTCTGGAGACAGTAATAGATGAAAATCATGCTTATGCTCTTGTTAAGTATTTAAAAGAGGGAAAAGAGGAGTTGCCATACTCCATTTTGTATAGAAGAAGAGATGATTGTACAAAGAGCAATACGCTGTTAATTTTATATATTAGAAGGGGAGAGGAAGAGATTTTAC from Hydrogenimonas thermophila includes:
- a CDS encoding potassium channel family protein, translating into MQNNSLYLIIKRMRTPMYVLVVTFSISILGMVLIPGVDDQGNTYHLSFFDAFYFVSYMATTIGFGESPYEFTYPQRLWVGFCIYLTVVGWFYAIGSIISLVQDKVLAAQIALAQFQRKIRKMEDPFIIFVGYNSMTKAIIDRLTVDGIRSVVIEKNEDKIKMLSLQNYAIEVPALVGDVEDPEVFRIAGIHKHNCKAVVSLFNDDAMNLQVALSAKLMNKNVTVIVEATEEEYAQNLKTIGADIVENPFKIVAKRIYLALKSPSLLMLEQWLYGDPLVLRKKDRLPKSGKYIVCGYGRMGTALEVGLKRAGIDYVFIEASPEKAAKAKRGEKVIIGDADDKKILLKADVQEASCIIAATKDDLLNLSIIMAAKRINPKIYTVARENRLNDSIVFKAAKINRVIMIETLMVKKTYNIIARPLADRFIRLMGYRGEEWGKRVITLLKEHINNNPETLETVIDENHAYALVKYLKEGKEELPYSILYRRRDDCTKSNTLLILYIRRGEEEILLPEPNIPIQIGDEVLIAGTKDAFEDVEYIMENIYELYYVLKGKECELPIARKLMLKFKC